Proteins encoded within one genomic window of Camelina sativa cultivar DH55 chromosome 19, Cs, whole genome shotgun sequence:
- the LOC104764373 gene encoding stress response protein nst1-like, whose product MIMEGSQVSASTTLAGFSGRRRRSSLPRRPRYIKGCLHSFTFLPPSTQSDTALTKQANSSFRNATSLCGSVVSENPLKLKLKLGGVTRTIQTNSEDDRQKPLQNKVNGNVPERRHGQKTLFLKEIHHQSRGYTSETVNGGASMSEKSKRGLKIRVLDPEPDSDDDGDEEIRYLEKLKSKRVRDPHEGKEIEGGRRLHSNNGHGMEDTEQFSSDKLAVSGRKKPRMGMVDSLPAGASRQIPTTIRTRALQSGKDPYSVIGSGPLEFPDGSPCPSSKRQKQKLSEVEQQSKKAEAAQRRRMQSEKAAQEAEAEAIRKILGQDSGRKKKEEKMKKQQEERAQEKAARSNTLASNTIRLVIGPSGTTMTFSEDIGLPDIFKPITYSYPPPREKCVGPNCEKEYKYRDSKTKLPLCSLGCYKAIQEKIEQPLIHC is encoded by the exons ATGATTATGGAGGGCTCTCAAGTTTCTGCTTCTACTACTTTAGCTGGTTTCTCCGGCAGGAGAAGGAGAAGCTCTTTGCCTCGTCGACCACGCTATATCAAAGGGTGCTTGCATAGTTTCACCTTTTTGCCTCCTTCAACACAGTCAGACACTGCTCTTACTAAACAAGCTAACTCAAGTTTTAGGAACGCCACTAGTCTCTGTGGTTCTGTTGTGAGTGAGAACCCACTAAAACTGAAGCTTAAGCTTGGTGGTGTAACACGAACGATCCAAACCAACTCTGAG GATGACCGACAAAAGCCATTACAGAATAAGGTTAATGGCAATGTACCAGAGCGCAGACATGGTCAGAAAACACTTTTTTTAAAGGAGATTCATCATCAATCTAGAGGATATACGTCTGAGACTGTGAATGGTGGTGCATCCATGTCCGAGAAGAGCAAGCGTGGTCTTAAGATACGCGTTTTGGATCCAGAACcagacagtgatgatgatggagatgaggAAATCAGATACCTCGAGAAGTTAAAGTCTAAAAGGGTTAGGGACCCTCATGAAGGTAAAGAGATTGAAGGAGGCAGAAGGCTACACAGCAATAATGGTCATGGCATGGAAGACACAGAACAATTCTCATCTGACAAACTTGCTGTATCCGGAAGGAAAAAGCCAAGAATGGGAATGGTTGACTCGCTTCCGGCAGGAGCAAGTAGACAAATTCCTACAACAATACGTACTCGGGCTCTCCAATCAGGAAAAGATCCATATTCTGTCATCGGGTCGGGACCTCTTGAATTCCCTGATGGATCACCTTGTCCCTCATCTAAAA GACAAAAACAGAAGCTTTCTGAGGTGGAGCAACAGTCCAAGAAGGCCGAAGCTGCACAGAGACGGCGAATGCAGTCCGAGAAGGCTGCCCAAGAAGCCGAG GCTGAAGCTATCAGGAAAATACTGGGGCAAGATTctgggagaaagaaaaaagaggagaagatgaaaaaacaaCAGGAAGAACGAGCTCAG GAGAAAGCTGCAAGATCAAACACACTTGCATCAAACACTATCAGATTGGTTATTGGTCCAAGTGGAACAACAATGACATTTTCTGAAGACATTGGTCTTCCGGATATCTTCAAGCCGATCACGTACAG TTATCCTCCTCCGCGTGAGAAATGTGTGGGACCAAATTGCGAGAAAGAGTACAAGTACAGGGATTCAAAGACGAAGCTACCATTATGCAGTCTCGGATGTTACAAGGCCATTCAAGAGAAGATAGAACAACCACTGATTCATTGCTAA